The Pukyongia salina genome segment TACAATCAACCACTACAGGATTTCAAAGTGGAACAGCACATGGCTACCAATGTGGATACGATCGATGGAAACATGAACGTTTTCGATGCCGCTGATAAATTCCTCACCTCCAAACACCGTAGGTTTCCCATTGTTGAGAATGGTAAACTCGTGGGGCAGATCAGTCAGAAGGACGTGTTGAAAGCAGCACTTCAATTGAAGGGTAGGAGCTGGTAATAAACCTCTTTATCAGGAATCTCTTTTCACAAGTAAATACCAATCGTTGTCTAACGGTAAATATCCCTGGTCGTACACATAGTTGTACACCGAACCCGTTTTGGTAATGTACTGGCTGGTAAAATAATCGAAACTAAATCCATGTCTTAGGAGGGTTTCTTTATTAACCTTTGTCTTGTCTTTGGAGTTCAGTTGCTCGAGAATTCGGTAATTCTTCCTCAGGCGGTTATTGATATTTCGCAGCAGGTTCTTGCTGTCTTTGTTTAAGGCGTTGTTGTACGAATTTCTACAGGCATCGCTACAAAACTTCTTATCGGCTCTGCCAATGATCTTGTCTCCACATTCCGGACATAATCGTTCCATACTGTCATTTTTATTCTGAAGGGGAGTTAGATTCGTCGTTTTCCTGTTTCAGGTGAAAACGATAGATTGCTTCAAATTTAAGAAATAATCCGCCGCTAACGTTAGGATTTAGTTGGGTGCGGTCGTCGCCAAAACTAAAGGCCGAAAGTCCGAAATCGATTTCCTGCCCTTGCGGGTATACTTCATAATCATTACTGGAATAACCAAATTTAGCTCTTAAGAGGACACTTTTATTCAGGGCGTTGAATTGAATATAACTCGCGAATTCCAGCGAGCTCAGGTCTACATAAACCTCAGGGCTATTGTCCTCCGTGATATTGAAACTTCTACCAATTCCGAAGTAATCCATACCTATGGTCGTCGCACCCAGGCAGTAATTGAGATCGGCAGAAATAGGCAGGCTCATGTCCATTTCGAAGCGGCCGTTCGCACTTAGATAATACCAGCCAATAATTGGGGTGGAAAATATACCAAATGCTTCGGTAGAAGCATAGGCCCCGAACCTGTAGATCAACCGATCCGATCTCTTCAGTTTCAGAAGGGCAAATCCGCCCAGGTAGAAATCGTCTCCCGAAATATTTTTATAATCTGAAGCTACCTTTGGTAAAAGGACAACGGTAGTGCTCCATTTTTCGTTAAAGGTGGTGGCCAGGCCTAATTTCAGGGTGGTGCTTAACAAACTTGTAAAATCTGCATCCGGGAAAAGTTGCAGGTTGTTTCGGCTGAAGGCTCCGCCAGTAATAAGAACATTCTTCTCGCTTAAAGGAACAGGGAATGTTAGGTCCGCTTCGAAGGATCTTACCTGCGTACTACTGCCCGAATTCTCAAAATTGTTATTGAATGTTTGTCCGTATCCAATTCGCAACAGGTCCACATAATTTTGTGAGACACAAAACGCTGGTAGAAATACGAATAGGAGAAGTAATTTTTTCAATAGTATTGCGGTTGATTGAGATAAAGATATAACTTTTTGAAATTGGGAGTACAACTCCCGTAAAGCCTTAGAATTTTATTACAAAATTCCGTAATTTCGCGTCCTTATTTGACGGCAACAGGTTATGAGCAAGAAATTTAAAGAATATAACGGACTAAATCTTCCTGAACTAGCGGAGGATATACTTACTTTTTGGAAGGACGAGAAGATCTTCGAAAAGAGTATTTCCATTCGGGAGGGAGCCGAACCTTTTGTATTCTTTGAAGGGCCGCCATCGGCCAACGGCTTACCTGGTATCCACCATGTTATGGCACGGGCTATCAAGGACATATTTTGTCGCTACAAAACCCAAAAAGGATATAAAGTCGATCGAAAGGCAGGATGGGATACACACGGACTTCCCATCGAGCTAGGCGTAGAAAAGGAGTTGGGAATCACCAAAGAAGATATCGGGAAGAAGATCTCGGTGGAAGCATATAACGAGGCTTGTAAGAAGGCCGTAATGCGCTATACAGACGTATGGAACAAAGTGACCGAAAGCTACGGTTACTGGGTAGACATGGACGATCCGTATATTACCTACAAGAGTAAGTATATGGAGACAGTATGGTGGATACTCAGGCAGATCTGGGACAAGGACCTGCTGTATAAAGGGTACACCATACAGCCCTATTCACCAAAAGCGGGTACCGGCCTTAGCTCGCATGAGTTAAATCAGCCAGGAACTTACCAGGATGTTACAGATACCACAGTTGTGGCACAGTTTAAGGCCGAGATCAACACCTTGCCCGAATTTCTTAATAGTTACGGCGACGTGCATTTTCTGGCATGGACCACAACACCATGGACACTGCCCAGTAACACCGCGCTTACTGTTGGTCCGAAGATAGATTACGTGCTCGTTAAAACTTTTAATCAATACACTTTCGAGCCAGTTAATGTCATCCTCGCCAAGAATCTGGTAGGGTATCAGTTTAGCGGTAAATATGAAGAGGTAGAAGCTATAGAGGCTCTTGATACCTATGAAGAAGGGGCTAAGAAAATTCCATATTATATTCTGAAAGATTTTAAAGGAGCTGCTTTGGAAGGGATACGTTATGAGCAATTATTGCCGTATGCCTTACCCAATGACAATCCGGAAAACGCCTTTAGGGTGATCACGGGAGATTTTGTGACAACCGAAGACGGTACAGGGATCGTACACACTGCACCCACTTTTGGTGCAGACGATGCCAAAGTAGCAAAAGAGGCTACCCCCGAAGTCCCTCCGTTGTTGGTAAAAGACGAAAACGACAACCTGGTTCCTTTAGTAGACCTCCAGGGTAGATTCCGCCCCGAAATGGGCGAATTTGCCGGGAAATATGTGAAGAACGAATATTATGATGATGGCGACGCACCCGAAAAAAGTGTGGACGTGGAACTGGCTATCAAACTTAAAACCGAGAACAAAGCCTTTAAAGTAGAGAAATACGTGCACAGCTATCCTAATTGCTGGCGTACAGACAAACCTATACTGTATTACCCGTTGGATTCGTGGTTTATAAAGGTAACCGAATTCAAGGACCGAATGTTCCAGTTAAACCAGACCATCAACTGGAAGCCGAAAGCTACCGGAGAAGGACGTTTTGGAAACTGGCTGGCCAATGCGAACGACTGGAACCTGTCTCGATCCCGTTATTGGGGAATCCCGCTACCTATCTGGCGTACAGAAGATGGAAAAGAAGCCAAATGTATCGGAAGTATAGAAGAACTTGAAACAGAAATGCGGCGTTCTGTAGAAGCCGGATTTATGGAAAAGGTGCTGTTTGAGGATTTTGTGATCGGTGATTATTCTGAAGAAAACTACGAAAAAGCAGATCTTCATAAGAATATCGTGGATGAGATCATCCTGGTTTCAGATTCAGGGCAACCCATGAAGCGGGAGGCCGATCTTATCGATGTTTGGTTCGATAGTGGAAGTATGCCATACGCACAATGGCATTATCCATTCGAAAACAAGGAAAAAGTTGAAAAAACTTGGCGAAAAGCCGATTTCATTGCGGAAGGGGTAGACCAAACACGTGGGTGGTTCTATACCCTGCACGCAATCGCTACTATGTTGTTTGATGATGTGGCCTATAAAAATGTGGTAAGTAACGGCCTGGTGCTGGATAAAGACGGGCAGAAAATGTCTAAACGCCTTGGGAACGCTGTGGATCCTTTCGAAACTCTAAAAATGTATGGTCCCGATGCCACGCGATGGTATATGATAAGCAATGCCAATCCTTGGGATAACCTGAAATTTGATAGTGACGGGATCGCCGAGGTAAGGAATAAGTTCTTCGGAACCCTGTATAATACATATAGCTTTTTCAGTTTATATGCGAATCTGGACGAGTTCGATTATTCGGAAGATGACATAAGGCTTGAAAAGCGACCAGAGATAGACAGATGGATCCTTTCCGAGCTCCACACCCTTGTTCAGAAAGTAGACGAAGCCTACGCCGATTATGAGCCAACCAGGGCTGCAAGGGCAATTTCGCTCTTCGTTCAGGAAAATTTAAGCAACTGGTTTGTACGTCTTAGTAGAAGGCGCTTTTGGAAGGGTAGTTATGGCGAAGATAAGATATCTGCCTACCAGACCTTGTATAGCTGCCTTGAGGTGGTGACACGCCTGGGAGCTCCTATAGCCCCATTCTTTATGGACCGCATGTATAAGGACCTAACGGCCGGGATAGTAAAAAAAGGACAGGAATCGGTGCATTTGAGTAACTTTCCGGTGGCCGATGCGTCTTATGTGGACAAGGAGCTGGAGGAGAAGATGCATAGGGCCCAAACAATAAGTTCGTTAGTTTTATCGTTGAGACAGCGCGAGAAGATCAAGGTTCGCCAGCCACTTCAGAAGATCATGATCCCCGTTTTGGATGCTTCGGAAAAAAGTGCGATTGAAGCCGTTTCGGATCTTATAAAATCTGAAGTAAATGTAAAAGAAATAGAGCTGATCGATGAAGGTTCCGGGATACTGGTAAAGCAGATCAAACCTAATTTTAAGAAACTGGGACCGCATTTCGGAAAAGACATGAAAGCTGTAGCTCAAGCGATTATGAATTTTGGTCAGGAAGAAATAGCCCAGCTTGAAAAAGATGGTGAAATATCAGTGATAATTAACGAAAAAAACACTACATTAACAATTGATGATGTGTTGATCAGCTCACAGGATATCGAGGGTTGGCTGGTTGCAAATGCAGATGGGATTACAGTAGCACTGGATGTTACTATTACGCCCAAATTGAAGAAAGAAGGAATCGCCAGAGAATTGGTGAATCGAATTCAGAATATACGAAAAGATTCAGGTTTTGAGGTTACAGACAGGGTGGATATCACCATTCAGGATGATGCAGAATTACAACCTGCGGTAGCCGAAAATCTTGATTATATAAAACAAGAAACCCTAACAGAGGTACTACAGTTTGAAAGCGAGGTAGTAAATGGAACGGAAATTGCTTTCGACGAGGTAGCAACCAGATTACGAATTCAAAAACATTGAAATTATGGCAAATGATGCTAAGAACAGATATAGCGATAAAGAACTGGAGGAATTCAGAAAGCTTATCATTGAGAAGATCGATAAGGCGAAGGAACAACTTGAGCTAATTGAAAGCGCATATAAAAACGATAGTAATAATGGTACGGACGACACTTCACCAACATTTAAGGCCTTCGACGAAGGTAGCGAGGTTATGAGTAAGGAAACGTCTTCCCAATTAGCCATTAGACAGGAAAAATTTATACGTGATCTAAAGAATGCACTTATCCGTATTGAGAATAAAACCTACGGAATTTGCCGTGTTACAGGTAAACTTATTAATCCTGAGCGATTGAAGCTTGTACCGCATGCTACTTTGAGCATAGAGGCCAAGAACATGCAAAAATAGACGGACGCTATTACTTATTAAATCCACCCCCAAATGCTTTATTTGGGGTTTTTTTATGCTGAAAAGACCAATACTCATACTTCTTTTGCTACTTTCCGCTCATGGCCTGTTCGCTCAAAAAAAGGTACAGAAGCAATGGAATGCCTCGGGAATCGATACATTATGGATCGATTCGGATGTGGTGTATAAGGTGAGAATTAGTGAGGGCGGAGCAGAATCGATCGATCTTATAACCAGCATAGAGGGCGAATACTTCGAAGCTGTTACTGTTGATACTAAAATTACGGGAAGAACCCTAAAAATAGACACCGGCTTTAGCCCCTTTTTCAAACCAAAAAACGATAAACTTGCTGCTCACAAAGTGCTATCTATTGAAATGATATTGCAGGTACCAGAAAATCTGGCGGTTGTTATCAGGTCAAAGTCGGCATCTGTAAGTTTTAAGGGATCCCTTTCATTTCTCGAAACTGCGTTGGAAAATGGTAATTGTGAGCTGATGCGTTTTAGGGGGAATGCCAGATTATACTCAGTTTCCGGTAATATTACGGTAGATGCATTGTCCAATGTGGGGGGAAGAGCAATTTCGGAAGAGGGAAATATGTATAACGAACTAGAACTGGAGGGAGCCTATTTTATCGAGGCTAAAAGTAGACGAGGATCGGTAAGCCTAAGGCGATTTCAGCAATAAGACTGATTAAAACCTGATAGTGAAGGTGCTTCCCTGCCCAGCTTCGCTTTGAACAGAGATGCTACCCTGTAGCGACTCGATCTTATTTTTAATTAGGAATAAGCCTACTCCTTCGGCATCTTTGTTAGGATGGAAGGTTTGATAAATATTAAATATCCTGTTCCCGTATTTCTTTAGATCGATCCCTAAACCGTTGTCCTTTACCATCAAACATGGGCTGTCATTTTCGTAAAAGGAATAGATCTCTATCACCGGGCTTCTTTCAGGATGCCTGTATTTTACAGCATTAGTGATTAAATTCACCAAAATACTTTCCATGTAGGAGGTGATATATTTTATCGAGGGGACTTCAGAAAAATCTGTAAAGATTTCGGCCCTGGTATCGTTAAGTGTAAGCCTAACCTTCTTTTTAACATCCGCCAGAACCTGTTCAAAATACACTGTTTCTGTAGGTTCTTTAGATTTTGCCTGAATAGATCCCAATTCGGAAAGATGACCCATGGTTGTTGAGATATTCTCCGATATCTCGTATAGACTCTCACTAATTTCTTCTCGTTCTGCCTCAGATTCTGCTGTTTTAAATAAATCCAGCACCATCTGCAGGTTACTGGCGTGTGAACGAAGGCTATGAGTGATAATATTTGCGAAGTTATTGAGCTTGGTATTTTGAGATTCTATGATCTTCATACTCTTTAATAGCTCAAGTTCTTTTTGTTTATCGTCGCTTATATCCTGAAAAACTCCTTGAATTCCAACAACCTCGTTCTCTTCGTTAAAAATAGGTTTCCCTATT includes the following:
- a CDS encoding PAS domain-containing sensor histidine kinase; the protein is MNFLAQKRSRILLQNSTNNTTSPPPDSVTPDHFYYQELSKLTGSGGWSVNFTEKKSFLDPEGKRILEIPEDYRPSLRTALDFYAEEHKEKATALFLECSEGHPFTTSLKMQTYNKRQFWARVIGKPIFNEENEVVGIQGVFQDISDDKQKELELLKSMKIIESQNTKLNNFANIITHSLRSHASNLQMVLDLFKTAESEAEREEISESLYEISENISTTMGHLSELGSIQAKSKEPTETVYFEQVLADVKKKVRLTLNDTRAEIFTDFSEVPSIKYITSYMESILVNLITNAVKYRHPERSPVIEIYSFYENDSPCLMVKDNGLGIDLKKYGNRIFNIYQTFHPNKDAEGVGLFLIKNKIESLQGSISVQSEAGQGSTFTIRF
- a CDS encoding TraR/DksA family transcriptional regulator, which gives rise to MANDAKNRYSDKELEEFRKLIIEKIDKAKEQLELIESAYKNDSNNGTDDTSPTFKAFDEGSEVMSKETSSQLAIRQEKFIRDLKNALIRIENKTYGICRVTGKLINPERLKLVPHATLSIEAKNMQK
- a CDS encoding DUF6268 family outer membrane beta-barrel protein — protein: MKKLLLLFVFLPAFCVSQNYVDLLRIGYGQTFNNNFENSGSSTQVRSFEADLTFPVPLSEKNVLITGGAFSRNNLQLFPDADFTSLLSTTLKLGLATTFNEKWSTTVVLLPKVASDYKNISGDDFYLGGFALLKLKRSDRLIYRFGAYASTEAFGIFSTPIIGWYYLSANGRFEMDMSLPISADLNYCLGATTIGMDYFGIGRSFNITEDNSPEVYVDLSSLEFASYIQFNALNKSVLLRAKFGYSSNDYEVYPQGQEIDFGLSAFSFGDDRTQLNPNVSGGLFLKFEAIYRFHLKQENDESNSPSE
- the ileS gene encoding isoleucine--tRNA ligase codes for the protein MSKKFKEYNGLNLPELAEDILTFWKDEKIFEKSISIREGAEPFVFFEGPPSANGLPGIHHVMARAIKDIFCRYKTQKGYKVDRKAGWDTHGLPIELGVEKELGITKEDIGKKISVEAYNEACKKAVMRYTDVWNKVTESYGYWVDMDDPYITYKSKYMETVWWILRQIWDKDLLYKGYTIQPYSPKAGTGLSSHELNQPGTYQDVTDTTVVAQFKAEINTLPEFLNSYGDVHFLAWTTTPWTLPSNTALTVGPKIDYVLVKTFNQYTFEPVNVILAKNLVGYQFSGKYEEVEAIEALDTYEEGAKKIPYYILKDFKGAALEGIRYEQLLPYALPNDNPENAFRVITGDFVTTEDGTGIVHTAPTFGADDAKVAKEATPEVPPLLVKDENDNLVPLVDLQGRFRPEMGEFAGKYVKNEYYDDGDAPEKSVDVELAIKLKTENKAFKVEKYVHSYPNCWRTDKPILYYPLDSWFIKVTEFKDRMFQLNQTINWKPKATGEGRFGNWLANANDWNLSRSRYWGIPLPIWRTEDGKEAKCIGSIEELETEMRRSVEAGFMEKVLFEDFVIGDYSEENYEKADLHKNIVDEIILVSDSGQPMKREADLIDVWFDSGSMPYAQWHYPFENKEKVEKTWRKADFIAEGVDQTRGWFYTLHAIATMLFDDVAYKNVVSNGLVLDKDGQKMSKRLGNAVDPFETLKMYGPDATRWYMISNANPWDNLKFDSDGIAEVRNKFFGTLYNTYSFFSLYANLDEFDYSEDDIRLEKRPEIDRWILSELHTLVQKVDEAYADYEPTRAARAISLFVQENLSNWFVRLSRRRFWKGSYGEDKISAYQTLYSCLEVVTRLGAPIAPFFMDRMYKDLTAGIVKKGQESVHLSNFPVADASYVDKELEEKMHRAQTISSLVLSLRQREKIKVRQPLQKIMIPVLDASEKSAIEAVSDLIKSEVNVKEIELIDEGSGILVKQIKPNFKKLGPHFGKDMKAVAQAIMNFGQEEIAQLEKDGEISVIINEKNTTLTIDDVLISSQDIEGWLVANADGITVALDVTITPKLKKEGIARELVNRIQNIRKDSGFEVTDRVDITIQDDAELQPAVAENLDYIKQETLTEVLQFESEVVNGTEIAFDEVATRLRIQKH